A single genomic interval of Alcaligenes sp. SDU_A2 harbors:
- a CDS encoding TetR/AcrR family transcriptional regulator, giving the protein MVTSATPRSRNLSKEGLVHAAIELMESAGETGFSLRKLGERVGCDPMAVLYHFKSKEGLLRAMADQLTARVRAVDETLSWQDRLYDLAAQYRQLALEHPHTFRQMQRFLNTGSADYRVIEMVYRALRDAGLSEQDTPAASVGWYAVMYGLILGEIGGLIRPATPAEIGELDQQADDGLPLLRQILPHFLDLDAESVFKMMMRVVHQGLADLNA; this is encoded by the coding sequence ATGGTCACATCCGCCACCCCACGTTCGCGCAATCTGTCCAAAGAAGGCTTGGTACATGCCGCCATCGAACTGATGGAGTCGGCTGGCGAAACCGGCTTTTCTTTGCGCAAGCTGGGCGAACGAGTGGGCTGCGACCCAATGGCCGTGCTGTATCACTTCAAGTCCAAAGAGGGCTTGCTGCGCGCCATGGCCGATCAACTGACCGCCCGTGTCCGGGCCGTGGACGAGACGCTATCCTGGCAAGACAGGCTGTATGACCTGGCCGCCCAATACCGACAGCTGGCGCTGGAACACCCGCATACTTTTCGACAGATGCAGCGCTTTCTGAATACTGGCTCGGCCGATTATCGGGTGATAGAAATGGTGTACCGCGCCCTGCGCGACGCGGGCCTGAGCGAACAAGACACACCGGCAGCCAGTGTCGGTTGGTACGCGGTGATGTACGGCTTGATCCTGGGCGAAATCGGCGGTCTGATCCGCCCTGCCACCCCGGCCGAAATCGGCGAACTAGACCAGCAGGCCGACGACGGCCTGCCCCTGCTGCGCCAGATCCTGCCGCACTTTCTGGATCTGGATGCCGAAAGCGTCTTCAAGATGATGATGAGGGTGGTGCATCAGGGCTTGGCCGACCTTAACGCGTAA
- a CDS encoding NAD(P)/FAD-dependent oxidoreductase: MMNLRKPILLDDVRSAETHLTLNNRLWNWRKGQLADAAAPATYYEASLAPWAEFAPLNTDRQCDVLVVGGGLLGASTALHLAQSGLDVVLVEKDSIGSAASGRNGGQLTPGLARWEAADMIAHLPVDQAKRLWRLASVEAMELVDEIAQRYDMDFDRRRGHLTAAVHPGHMSALIEGADARRYLGDDSVDVVGAYELEQHIRSDIYHGATVDRLGGQVHPLALLRGLVYGLVQQGGTVHEGTEVQAIEQTSSGALAITPGGTITARKALVLAVHNTTFQFLDGQANTTVPFYTYVGVTTPLQQDVAQLLPSDMAVYDTQFQIDYYRAVRQNRLLFGGQGTGSSWSPERINDYLLERIRTVFPQLDQPELEFSWSGISDFTLNGATDCRKTDDAVPVYMVHGWSGHGVAQTVRIGKAISDDVAGRNEDFALLTGIDHMAIPLGRQLSAMAIPVVKAAIGVVGAINPGRLVSF; the protein is encoded by the coding sequence ATCATGAATTTACGCAAACCTATTCTTTTGGATGATGTGCGTAGCGCAGAAACACACTTGACACTTAACAACCGCCTCTGGAACTGGCGTAAAGGCCAGTTGGCCGACGCTGCTGCGCCAGCCACATACTACGAGGCGTCTCTGGCCCCCTGGGCCGAGTTTGCTCCCTTGAATACCGACCGGCAATGCGATGTGCTGGTCGTGGGCGGTGGACTGCTGGGCGCATCCACGGCTTTGCATCTGGCCCAGTCGGGACTGGATGTGGTGCTGGTCGAAAAAGACAGCATCGGCTCGGCCGCTTCGGGCCGCAATGGCGGTCAACTGACCCCGGGGCTGGCGCGCTGGGAAGCCGCCGACATGATCGCCCACTTGCCCGTGGATCAGGCCAAGCGCCTGTGGCGGCTGGCCTCGGTCGAAGCGATGGAGCTGGTCGACGAAATCGCCCAGCGCTACGACATGGATTTTGATCGCCGCCGCGGTCACTTGACTGCCGCCGTGCATCCTGGACACATGAGTGCCTTGATCGAAGGGGCCGATGCGCGTCGCTATCTGGGCGATGATTCGGTGGATGTGGTCGGCGCGTACGAACTCGAACAGCATATCCGCTCGGATATCTATCATGGTGCCACGGTTGACCGCCTGGGCGGTCAGGTGCATCCGCTGGCATTGTTGCGCGGCCTGGTCTACGGATTGGTGCAGCAGGGCGGCACCGTACACGAAGGCACTGAAGTGCAGGCGATCGAACAGACATCGTCCGGTGCGCTTGCCATTACCCCGGGCGGCACCATTACCGCGCGTAAGGCGCTGGTGCTGGCAGTACACAACACCACGTTCCAGTTTTTGGATGGGCAGGCCAATACGACGGTGCCTTTCTACACCTACGTGGGTGTAACCACCCCATTGCAGCAGGATGTGGCCCAGCTTTTGCCGTCGGACATGGCGGTCTACGATACGCAGTTTCAGATCGACTACTACCGTGCCGTGCGTCAGAACCGCTTGTTGTTCGGCGGGCAGGGCACGGGCAGCAGTTGGTCGCCCGAACGCATCAACGACTATTTGCTGGAGCGCATCCGTACCGTGTTTCCCCAGTTGGATCAGCCCGAGCTGGAGTTTTCCTGGAGCGGCATCAGCGACTTTACCCTGAACGGCGCTACCGATTGTCGCAAGACCGACGATGCCGTGCCGGTTTATATGGTGCATGGCTGGAGCGGGCATGGCGTGGCGCAGACCGTGCGTATCGGCAAAGCCATCAGCGACGATGTGGCCGGTCGCAACGAGGACTTTGCGCTATTGACGGGGATTGATCACATGGCTATTCCTTTGGGGCGCCAGTTGTCGGCAATGGCCATTCCTGTGGTCAAGGCAGCGATCGGCGTGGTTGGGGCCATCAACCCAGGGCGCCTGGTGTCGTTCTGA
- a CDS encoding penicillin acylase family protein, whose amino-acid sequence MASMVWAGSPVYAQVQSVEVLRDSYGVPHVFADSHYGVYYGYGYAVAQDRLFQMDMARRSFVGTTAQVLGPGDQDAYVKYDMQVRQNFTPASIRRQMAALPKEQADIFRGYADGFNAYLEKVRRHPELLPKEYLDFDFQPEPLSEFDVVMIWVGSMANRFSDTNLELSALALRQSLEKQHGPQRGRAIFDELLWVNDTAAPTTVPAQSAGQEPRARVGGQALAQVSPQALSVELDRQDKQWGGQGPDFAPKASNLWSTRPERVQEGATVLINGPQFGWYNPAYTYGIGLHGAGFDVVGNTPFAYPIVLFGTNSDIAWGATAGPQDVVDMYQEKLHPSRPDQYWFDNAYRTMEQRKERIQVRGQADREITVWRTVHGLVTQFDYEQGVAYSKKRSWDGYEVQSLLAWLNVAKARDWTQFLEQASKMAISINWYYADKHGNIGYVSPAFLPQRPADQDIRVPANGDGSMEWQGTKSFDAIPKAYNPPQAYLVNWNNKPAPDKTNTDTYYWTYGDRMNELVAQYQKKDVFSVQEIWDFNKTASYADVNWRYFRPHLEKLAQQLPATDAGHSALTTLLAWDGMERDQNGKNAGPARVLFKTWLEEMYKQVLMPVVPESHRAMYSQTGFATQQGPNPGSINLSMGTKVLLRALALEARPDPERVNVFGERRSQDVMHQALIDAQARLRQQQGDDMARWTVPTSVHRFSDKNFTGTPQAAPGNTFAFTGYQNRGTENNRIVFNDQGVEFCDAMPPGQSGFTDRHGVRSPHYDDQLKLYENFQCKTMDVRHADIRRNAQSSTMLVIQP is encoded by the coding sequence ATGGCGAGCATGGTGTGGGCCGGCTCGCCGGTCTACGCCCAGGTGCAGTCGGTAGAGGTGCTGCGGGACAGCTACGGTGTGCCGCATGTCTTTGCCGACAGCCATTACGGCGTGTATTACGGTTACGGCTACGCCGTGGCCCAGGACCGGCTATTCCAGATGGATATGGCGCGGCGCTCGTTTGTAGGCACGACGGCCCAGGTATTGGGGCCGGGCGACCAGGACGCTTACGTCAAGTACGATATGCAGGTGCGGCAAAATTTCACGCCTGCATCGATACGGCGGCAGATGGCCGCCTTGCCCAAGGAGCAGGCTGATATTTTCCGTGGGTATGCCGACGGCTTTAACGCCTATCTGGAAAAAGTGCGCCGCCATCCCGAGCTTTTGCCCAAAGAATATCTGGATTTTGATTTTCAGCCCGAGCCGCTGAGCGAGTTCGATGTGGTCATGATCTGGGTAGGGTCGATGGCTAACCGCTTTTCAGACACCAATCTGGAGCTGAGTGCGTTGGCGTTGCGCCAGTCCCTGGAAAAGCAGCATGGCCCTCAGCGCGGGCGCGCCATTTTTGACGAGTTGCTGTGGGTCAACGACACGGCTGCGCCTACCACCGTGCCTGCCCAGTCCGCCGGGCAGGAGCCGCGTGCGCGGGTTGGTGGCCAGGCGCTGGCCCAGGTGTCGCCACAGGCGCTGAGCGTGGAGCTGGACCGTCAGGATAAACAGTGGGGAGGCCAGGGTCCGGACTTTGCGCCCAAGGCCAGCAATTTGTGGAGTACCCGGCCCGAGCGGGTTCAGGAAGGGGCGACCGTCCTGATCAATGGTCCGCAGTTTGGCTGGTACAACCCCGCCTATACCTATGGCATTGGCCTGCATGGGGCAGGCTTTGATGTCGTAGGCAATACGCCGTTTGCCTACCCGATCGTGTTGTTCGGCACCAATAGCGATATTGCCTGGGGAGCGACTGCCGGTCCGCAGGATGTGGTCGACATGTACCAGGAAAAGCTGCATCCGTCCCGCCCTGACCAATACTGGTTCGACAATGCCTACCGCACGATGGAGCAACGCAAAGAGCGGATTCAGGTGCGCGGTCAGGCCGACAGAGAAATAACGGTCTGGCGCACCGTCCACGGCCTGGTGACACAGTTCGACTACGAGCAGGGTGTGGCCTACAGCAAAAAGCGCAGCTGGGATGGCTACGAAGTGCAATCGCTGCTGGCCTGGCTGAATGTCGCCAAGGCGCGCGACTGGACCCAGTTTTTGGAGCAGGCCAGCAAAATGGCGATCTCCATCAACTGGTATTACGCCGACAAGCACGGCAATATCGGGTATGTATCGCCTGCTTTCTTGCCCCAGCGTCCTGCCGATCAGGATATCCGCGTCCCTGCCAACGGGGACGGCAGCATGGAGTGGCAAGGCACCAAGAGCTTTGATGCGATTCCTAAAGCGTACAATCCGCCCCAAGCGTACCTGGTCAATTGGAACAACAAACCTGCGCCAGACAAGACCAATACCGACACGTATTACTGGACGTATGGCGACCGCATGAACGAGTTGGTCGCCCAGTATCAGAAAAAAGACGTCTTTAGCGTGCAGGAAATCTGGGACTTCAATAAGACAGCTTCGTATGCAGATGTGAACTGGCGCTATTTCCGTCCGCATCTGGAGAAACTGGCGCAGCAGCTTCCCGCTACGGATGCCGGCCACAGCGCGTTGACGACCTTGTTGGCATGGGATGGGATGGAGCGCGACCAGAACGGAAAGAATGCCGGACCGGCGCGCGTCTTGTTCAAGACCTGGTTGGAAGAGATGTACAAGCAGGTCTTGATGCCTGTTGTGCCCGAGTCACATCGCGCCATGTATAGCCAGACTGGCTTTGCCACGCAGCAAGGCCCCAATCCGGGTTCCATCAATCTGAGCATGGGCACAAAAGTGCTGCTGCGCGCATTGGCGCTGGAAGCCCGGCCCGATCCGGAGCGCGTGAATGTGTTTGGCGAGCGCCGTTCGCAGGATGTCATGCATCAGGCGTTGATTGATGCCCAGGCGCGTCTACGCCAGCAGCAGGGCGACGATATGGCACGTTGGACTGTGCCGACCTCGGTGCATCGCTTTAGCGATAAGAACTTTACTGGCACCCCACAGGCTGCTCCCGGCAATACGTTTGCCTTTACCGGTTACCAGAACCGGGGCACGGAAAATAACCGTATTGTTTTTAATGACCAGGGCGTGGAGTTTTGCGATGCCATGCCGCCCGGCCAAAGTGGGTTCACGGATCGTCATGGTGTGCGCAGTCCCCATTACGATGACCAGTTAAAGCTGTACGAAAATTTCCAGTGCAAGACTATGGATGTGAGGCATGCGGATATTCGTCGCAATGCGCAAAGCAGCACGATGCTTGTGATTCAACCTTAG